DNA from Rosa rugosa chromosome 6, drRosRugo1.1, whole genome shotgun sequence:
GCCGcagcaattgaagaagaagaaaggaagctcTACCTAGGGAAGAAAATTAGGAAGGTACGAAAATGGAAGCAGAGTTAGCAGTAGCTGCAAAGATGGTAGTACTGTCAGTATTGGTGGGTGggcttttgttcttgttttcatATTTGTGTGAACTTCTGCTGTTGAGGCCTAAATCCATAAGGTCAAAGCTGGAAAAGCAAGGAATTCGAGGGCCGTGTCCTACCTTTCTATTGGGAAACCTAGCTGAACAGATGAGGCTCCAAAGCAAGCAGCAGGGTCAGTCAATAGCAACAAGgactgatgatgatgatgatgatcatgcAGCTTCTGTTTCTCATCAATGGTATTTGAAAATCTTCCCCCACATAGAGCAATGGAGAAATGAATACGGTATGTGTTTCATTTTACTCTAGCtagctctcctccattttcttatGTTCTTGAAcctattttttttgttcataTTATAAACACTATTTTGTTCAAGTCCGGAAGAAATTGATGTTCATCTTTTCCCACGGAAACTAACTGATCAAACATGTTTGCTACAAATTATCGAACTCACTCCTTTCCCAAATCTGGaaactttgccaaaaaaaaaaaaaaaaaactcaagatCTACatcaaaaaatacaaaacaaagaacGTCacgtggagagagagagagagagagagagagagagatccacTATCAttacttttaagttttaattaCTTCTAATTGGATTTTGCACCATTTTCTCCAATCTCTATACCGTTGGTGATGATAGCAATATCATTGTATATATCTTAATCCTTGAAATAGATtgcttagagcaactccaacagcttccctataatttctgtattatagggaagtaaaagtcaaagctttaacatcttttcttctccaactccaacagattccctattttacaacaatctccaaaatctccatattcttccttaaaattttagagtttgctgtaaatatagggaatttggttttctctttcctgactttctctaaaatagagatggttatagggaatctgttagagcaaaagaggcttatttttccctaaagtagagaaaaatcaaaatatagggaatctgttggagttgctctaaccaTGGATTGGGTAGTGGGAGTCGGGGGTTTGATCCTAGCCGGATCATGACGTATCTGTTACGCAGCGTAGgtgagtgtggatttcactccctAAATATTTATATAAATAGTTTAGATAGCGCAATAACTTTAGCAACTGGAAATAAGATCGATATTGTAAAAGGTTCAAAAGTTGAGtcaattaaaaaatacaaatcATACATGGAAAATGTGCAAGTGGAAATCAAGAGAATAAGATTAATTGACATCAAATTTTGTCAGATTAATTTTGGTTTGCAGACCTCTACATTAAGTTATTAACATGCTACTGTCCTTTTGCTAATAGAAAACAGTTAATGGCACTGCAGTAATTCATGAATTTCTACTCCTGTCAAATTCTTCAATATCGTCAATGTTTTCCATTTGAATATTGATGTAGGTCCAATATTTTTGTGTTCATCTGCACACATGCAACAATTAGTAATAACAGATATGGAAGTGGTGAAGGAAATTAGCTTGTGTAAGTCTCTAGTCTTGGGAAATCCTTCTGTAACATCCAAGGTTCTTGGGTCACTTTTGGGAGAGGGCATTTTAGCGTCGAACGGATCAATGTGGGATCATCAAAGGAAAATTATCGCTCCTGAACTATACCTTGATAAGGTGAAGGTATACATTAAAACAACTCTTTCCTTTAAAATTTCTTATTACTAAAAAAGGGCCAGCGATCTTTACCTTTCTTATTTCAACtgtcactatatatatatatatatatatatatatatatatatatatatatatatatatatatatatatatatatatatatatacagatcctataacgtgtgaagttcgagttttgggtcacttttcagtcgcacatctacatctcgaccgttcagtttttaggtactagtgtatagatcttctctacaaattttcagccaaaatgatgatcgttaaggaaTTGATAACtcccttaaagctagtacggttcaggttgacagattcagtccgtccattggtttaagcaagttagataccttaacgatcatcaatttggctgaaaatttgcagagatgatctatacactagtacctaaaaacggaacggtcgagatgtggatatgagacctaaaagtgaccaaaaactcgaaattCACGctgtaatttcaaagcggaactccgctctggaAATGTTTTTAAAGTCAGATCGATAGTTTAAAATGCTAAGTTATCAGACTGGTTACATGTATGAGAGCTTCTATCTCAAGTTGTAGAGCACTCTACAGCCATATTGATCAATGGTAAGAGTTTAATTCTTACCGAAAATGATAAATTTATGAGgtgatttttgtttaatttatttcattaaaacaaCTTTTGACTAGGCCGTTGATTCAATAGCATAAATTTATTaatttgtgaaattgtttttCTAAGGGCATGATGAACCTGGTAGTGGATTCTACAACCACAATGCTAAGAACTTGGGAAAATGAAGTCCAAAGGCAGGGAGAACTTGCTGAAATTAGAGTTGATGATCATTTGAGAAACTTATCAGCAGATGTCATCTCAAAAGCTTGTTTTCATAGCAATTATCATCAAGGAAAAGAAATATTCTCAAAAATTAGGAAGCTGCAagaagttttgggaaagggATTGATGGGGATAGAAGCCTTGACCAGGTATGCATAATtgaattttcattgttttttccCGCTTACGTACTCTTGGTTGTACATCAATTATTATAGCAGCttcattttttttacttttttttgggGAAGATGTTGGTCCTCCTTGGCCAATGAAACCCCCATatcatatttttgtatcttCCAGTCGATTAAGTATTCCGGCCTATTGGTTCTGGCCATTAGCAAATAAGTTATACTGGCAATATATATAGACGTTAACATATTATCTATCACATTAACATCTTTTTAATTAACAAAAAGTAGATCGAATATATACAACATGACATATCTTAACAAGACGCAATTATTTATCTCATGGTGATAGATGGTTTCCGACAACAGAAAATAGAAAGATATGGATGTTGGAAAAGGAAACTCAATCACTGATATTGAAGGTGGTAAAACAACGTAGTGAAGGATCATATGAGAAAGATTTGCTGCAAATGCTTCTTGAAGGTGCCAAAAGTTCTGGTGACTTAAATGGCCTATCACACAATAAGTTTATTGTTGATAACTGCAAGACTATATTCTTTGCTGGCCATGAGACCACTGCCCTTGTAGCATCATGGAGCTTACTGTTACTAGCTCTCCATCCAGATTGGCAAGCTCGTGCTCGGGCTGAGGTACTTGAAATCTGTGGTGATAAGCCTCTAGATGCAGATATGCTTCGACAAATGAAAGTGGTAAGTCATAGCAGATGTTATATATAACTGATCAATACGTACACTTGCATAGACCTTATATATCAGTTAATGGACACCTCGCACAGCCTCTTCACCTATTACTAATTAGATTTGGATCAGAGTATGAAAATTTAAGATATATAGTACCAAAAGTGCAAATCTTTTATATGCTTGGACTAAT
Protein-coding regions in this window:
- the LOC133717550 gene encoding cytochrome P450 714C2-like: MEAELAVAAKMVVLSVLVGGLLFLFSYLCELLLLRPKSIRSKLEKQGIRGPCPTFLLGNLAEQMRLQSKQQGQSIATRTDDDDDDHAASVSHQWYLKIFPHIEQWRNEYGPIFLCSSAHMQQLVITDMEVVKEISLCKSLVLGNPSVTSKVLGSLLGEGILASNGSMWDHQRKIIAPELYLDKVKGMMNLVVDSTTTMLRTWENEVQRQGELAEIRVDDHLRNLSADVISKACFHSNYHQGKEIFSKIRKLQEVLGKGLMGIEALTRWFPTTENRKIWMLEKETQSLILKVVKQRSEGSYEKDLLQMLLEGAKSSGDLNGLSHNKFIVDNCKTIFFAGHETTALVASWSLLLLALHPDWQARARAEVLEICGDKPLDADMLRQMKVLTMVIQEVLRLYPPVLFVAREVFETIKFKNITIPKGTLLQIPIPFLHQNPDLWGSDAHKFNPERFTNGIVKACKSPQAYMPFGAGSRICVGQHLAMIELKVFLSMILSKFCFSFSSAYQHSPAYNIILEPEYGIILQMRRASP